One Gemmatimonadota bacterium DNA segment encodes these proteins:
- the rpmI gene encoding 50S ribosomal protein L35 — MPKIKTLKAAAKRFKKVASGKFKRSHSHATHNKLSKNGKRTRSLRGTAMASKADTPRLKRMMPN; from the coding sequence ATGCCTAAAATCAAGACGTTGAAAGCCGCGGCGAAACGCTTCAAGAAGGTCGCCTCCGGCAAGTTCAAACGCAGCCATTCCCACGCGACCCATAATAAGTTGTCCAAGAACGGCAAGCGCACGAGAAGCCTTCGTGGCACCGCCATGGCGAGCAAGGCCGACACGCCGCGCCTCAAACGGATGATGCCGAACTAA